The following are encoded together in the Pseudomonas xantholysinigenes genome:
- a CDS encoding urate hydroxylase PuuD yields the protein MEAHLHEWLNLSIRWVHMITGVAWIGASFYFVWLENHLNRSNPRDGLSGDLWAIHGGGIYHLEKYKLAPPKMPENLHWFKWEAYFTWMSGIALLCVVFYWNPSLYLLAPGSTLSGAEGVAIGIGSLIAGWFIYDFLCDSPLGKKPALLGAVLFVLIIAACWGFSLVFSGRGAYLHTGAIIGTIMVGNVFRIIMPAQRQLVAAIENNQTPDPVLPAKGLLRSRHNNYFTLPVLFIMISNHFPSTYGSQYNWLILAGIAVAAVLIRHYFNTRHDSNKYAWTLPVGALAMICLAYVTGPKPLPTAPEQAAAKVEYQPLPATAVGGKTAAELRAEEAAKPAQAAAEQPAQVNAQAATGSFGKIHDVIQERCTVCHSAKPTSPLFSAAPAGVMFDTPQQIQAQAARIQAQAVASQIMPLGNITQMTVEERKLVGDWIANGARVN from the coding sequence GTGGAAGCACACCTTCACGAATGGCTGAACCTGAGCATTCGCTGGGTTCACATGATCACCGGCGTGGCCTGGATCGGTGCATCGTTCTACTTTGTCTGGCTGGAGAACCACCTGAACCGTAGCAACCCGCGCGATGGGTTGTCGGGTGACCTTTGGGCCATCCACGGTGGTGGCATCTACCACCTGGAAAAATACAAGCTGGCACCGCCGAAAATGCCCGAGAACCTGCACTGGTTCAAATGGGAAGCCTACTTCACCTGGATGTCCGGGATCGCCCTGCTGTGCGTGGTGTTCTACTGGAACCCAAGCCTTTACCTGCTGGCGCCCGGCAGCACCCTGAGTGGCGCCGAAGGCGTGGCCATCGGCATCGGCTCGCTGATCGCCGGCTGGTTCATCTACGACTTCCTCTGCGACTCGCCCCTGGGCAAGAAGCCGGCCCTGCTCGGCGCCGTGCTGTTCGTGCTGATCATTGCCGCCTGCTGGGGCTTCAGCCTGGTGTTCAGCGGCCGTGGCGCCTACCTGCACACTGGCGCGATCATCGGCACCATCATGGTCGGCAACGTGTTCCGCATCATCATGCCGGCCCAGCGCCAGCTGGTGGCGGCCATCGAGAACAACCAGACCCCGGACCCGGTATTGCCGGCCAAGGGCCTGCTGCGTTCGCGCCACAACAACTACTTCACCCTGCCAGTGCTGTTCATCATGATCAGCAACCACTTCCCGAGCACCTATGGCAGCCAGTACAACTGGCTGATCCTGGCCGGGATCGCGGTGGCCGCAGTCTTGATCCGTCACTACTTCAACACCCGCCACGACAGCAACAAGTACGCCTGGACCCTGCCCGTGGGCGCCCTGGCGATGATCTGCCTGGCCTACGTGACCGGCCCCAAGCCACTGCCGACTGCTCCTGAGCAGGCCGCGGCCAAGGTCGAGTACCAGCCGTTGCCGGCCACTGCCGTAGGTGGCAAGACTGCCGCCGAGCTGCGCGCCGAGGAAGCCGCCAAGCCAGCCCAGGCCGCTGCCGAGCAACCGGCCCAGGTCAACGCGCAAGCCGCCACCGGCAGTTTCGGCAAGATCCACGACGTCATCCAGGAACGCTGCACCGTGTGCCACTCGGCCAAGCCGACCAGCCCGCTGTTCAGCGCCGCCCCGGCCGGCGTGATGTTCGACACCCCGCAGCAGATCCAGGCCCAGGCCGCGCGCATCCAGGCGCAAGCCGTCGCCAGTCAGATCATGCCGCTGGGCAACATCACCCAGATGACCGTTGAAGAACGCAAGCTGGTCGGCGACTGGATCGCCAACGGCGCACGGGTCAACTAA
- a CDS encoding nucleobase:cation symporter-2 family protein — MSESPKAYIPVAPPRQPLPLFQLILVGLQHVLLMYGGAIAVPLIIGQAAGLSREEVAFLINADLLVAGVATIIQSFGIGPVGIRMPVMMGASFAAVGSMVAMAGMPGVGLQGIFGATIAAGFFGMLIAPFMSKVVRFFPPLVTGTVITSIGLSLFPVAVNWAGGGQEATAFGAPIYLMVAGLVLAVILLINRFMRGFWVNVSVLVGMGLGYILAGSIGMVDLSGLDQAPWLQVVTPLHFGMPTFSLAPILSMCLVVVIIFVESTGMFLALGKVTDREVTPGMLRRGLLCDAGASFVAGFFNTFTHSSFAQNIGLVQMTGVRCRYVTVMAGALLILLSLLPKAAFLIASIPPAVLGGASIAMFGMVTATGIKILQEADIADRRNQLLVAVSVGFGLIPVVRPEFFAQMPQWMEPITHSGIAMATVSALVLNLLFNILGGADRAAHNDACHQH; from the coding sequence ATGTCCGAGTCACCCAAGGCGTACATCCCTGTTGCGCCGCCACGACAGCCCCTGCCCTTGTTCCAGCTGATCCTGGTGGGTCTGCAACACGTGCTGCTGATGTACGGAGGCGCCATCGCCGTGCCGCTGATCATCGGCCAGGCGGCGGGCCTGTCCCGCGAAGAAGTCGCCTTCCTGATCAACGCCGACCTGCTGGTCGCCGGCGTTGCCACCATCATCCAATCCTTCGGTATCGGCCCGGTCGGCATACGCATGCCGGTCATGATGGGCGCCAGCTTCGCCGCGGTCGGCAGCATGGTGGCCATGGCCGGCATGCCCGGCGTCGGCCTGCAGGGGATCTTCGGCGCGACCATCGCCGCCGGTTTCTTCGGCATGCTGATCGCGCCGTTCATGTCCAAGGTCGTGCGCTTCTTCCCTCCGCTGGTGACCGGCACGGTCATCACCTCCATTGGCCTGTCGCTGTTCCCGGTGGCGGTCAACTGGGCCGGCGGTGGGCAAGAGGCCACGGCCTTCGGCGCGCCGATCTACCTGATGGTCGCCGGCTTGGTGCTGGCGGTGATCCTGCTGATCAACCGCTTCATGCGCGGCTTCTGGGTCAACGTTTCGGTACTGGTGGGCATGGGCCTGGGCTACATCCTCGCCGGCTCCATCGGCATGGTCGACCTGTCGGGCCTGGACCAGGCACCCTGGCTGCAGGTGGTCACTCCGCTGCACTTCGGCATGCCGACCTTCAGCCTGGCGCCGATCCTGTCGATGTGCCTGGTGGTGGTGATCATTTTCGTCGAGTCCACCGGCATGTTCCTCGCCCTGGGCAAGGTCACCGACCGTGAAGTGACCCCGGGAATGCTGCGTCGCGGCTTGCTGTGCGATGCCGGCGCGTCGTTCGTCGCCGGGTTCTTCAACACCTTCACCCACTCCTCGTTCGCCCAGAACATCGGCCTGGTGCAGATGACCGGGGTACGTTGCCGCTACGTCACGGTGATGGCCGGCGCGCTGCTGATCCTGCTCAGCCTGCTGCCCAAGGCGGCGTTCCTGATCGCCTCGATCCCGCCTGCGGTACTGGGTGGCGCGTCCATCGCCATGTTCGGCATGGTCACCGCCACCGGCATCAAGATCCTCCAGGAGGCGGACATCGCTGACCGGCGCAACCAGTTGTTGGTGGCGGTCAGTGTCGGTTTCGGCCTGATCCCGGTGGTGCGCCCGGAGTTCTTCGCGCAGATGCCACAGTGGATGGAACCGATCACCCACAGCGGTATCGCCATGGCGACCGTCAGCGCCCTGGTGTTGAACCTGCTGTTCAACATCCTCGGTGGCGCCGATCGCGCCGCGCACAACGATGCCTGTCATCAGCATTGA